In one Thermaerobacter sp. PB12/4term genomic region, the following are encoded:
- a CDS encoding SDR family oxidoreductase, producing the protein MPGRLQDKVAIVTGASRGIGEAISRVFVAEGARVVGVARSAGALEALARDLAAAGAGGRFVPRVADVTSPGAAKEAVRETLERWGRIDILVNNAGVGHFAPVADLAEAAWDEMMAVNLKAPFLWSQAVLPHMMERRDGHIIMISSVAGTTTFVNGAGYCASKWGLMALADTLRQEVRPYELRVTAVCPGSVQTHFGGTPPRDYSLRPEDVAHTVLEVAAAPRRVVYGTVIVRPLVPADRQ; encoded by the coding sequence ATGCCAGGTCGACTGCAGGACAAGGTGGCCATCGTGACGGGGGCTAGCCGAGGGATCGGGGAGGCCATCAGCCGGGTGTTTGTCGCCGAGGGGGCCAGGGTCGTGGGCGTCGCCCGGTCGGCCGGCGCCCTTGAGGCCCTTGCCCGGGATCTGGCGGCTGCCGGCGCCGGGGGCCGGTTCGTCCCGCGGGTGGCCGACGTCACCTCGCCGGGAGCCGCCAAAGAAGCGGTGCGGGAGACCCTGGAGCGCTGGGGCCGCATCGACATCCTGGTGAACAACGCCGGGGTAGGCCATTTCGCGCCGGTGGCCGATCTGGCCGAAGCGGCCTGGGACGAGATGATGGCCGTCAACCTCAAGGCGCCCTTCCTCTGGAGCCAGGCCGTGCTGCCCCATATGATGGAGCGGCGGGACGGCCACATCATCATGATCTCGTCGGTGGCCGGGACGACCACCTTTGTCAACGGTGCCGGGTACTGCGCCTCCAAGTGGGGGCTGATGGCGCTGGCCGATACCCTGCGCCAGGAGGTGCGCCCCTACGAGCTGCGGGTGACCGCCGTCTGCCCGGGTTCGGTGCAGACCCACTTCGGCGGCACGCCGCCCCGGGATTATTCCCTGCGCCCGGAGGATGTGGCCCACACCGTACTGGAAGTGGCCGCGGCCCCGCGCCGGGTGGTCTACGGCACGGTGATCGTGCGGCCCCTGGTCCCGGCGGACCGCCAGTAA